In Armatimonadota bacterium, the genomic stretch TAAGAGTGAACCTCCCAAGGTTGACGAACACGGTCATGAGGCGGAAGCGGCAAAGACCGACGAGCACGGACACGAAGAGGAGGGGCACTCCGAAAATAAAGTCTCACTGAGCGACGAAGCGAAAGCAATCGCAGGAATCGAAACCACGGCCGTTCGGATGGAGCCGTTCCAGCCGATCCTTCAAGTGCCCGGAACCGTCTCTAGTACTGATAAGGGAAAAGCGGTCGTCACCCCACCAGTTGCGGGAAGAGTTGTCTCGATTTCGGCGCGGCTAGGCGACACCGTGCGTCAGGGCCAAACACTCGCGACCATCGAGTCTCCCGAACTCTCCCAGGCTTGGTCAGCGATTGCCGATGCGACTCGGATTAGAGATGCCGCAAAGTCAGACGTTGAGCAAGCTCGATCTGAAGTTCAGTTGTCGCAGGCAAAACTGAGCGCGGCGAAAACGAACCTTACTCGTCAGCGACAGTTGGCCCAGGCCGGTGCATTCAGCCAAGCTCCCGTCCAGCAGGCGCAGAGCGAATTGAACGATGCACAGAGCGAACTCTTCAGCATTCAGAAGGAACAGGCCAGTCACGCGGAGCAAGTGCGCAGGCTAGAGAATCTCTTTCGCGACGGCATTGTTTCGAAATCGGAACTGGAAGCCGCACGGCTTGAACTTCAGCAGGACCAGATCAAACTGGATCGAGCTAAGGTCCGGATCGAAGCGGCAAAGGCAACCTATGAACGCGAAAAGAACATCGCCGCTCGGGGCCTTCTCAACGCTAAGGAACTTCAATCCGCCGAAGCCGAAGTGAAATCCAGTGAGCTAGAACTCGAGCGAGCAAGGCTCAGAGTTCGGGCAGCGGAGTCTTCGCTTGCGAATGCCAACCGGGCGATCAGCAATGCTCAGGCGGTCTACCGCTCCAATTCTGGAAGCGGTGGAGCGTCGGTGGGCCGAGTATCGTTGGTAGCGCCCATCTCCGGTGTCATCACGCATCTTGATGTCACGAGGGGGCAAGCGGTTGATCGAACCCAAGTGCTTTTGGAAGTCGAGAACCTCCGCTCGGTTTGGGTAACGGCGAATGTTCCTGAGTCAGAAATTGAGAAAGTTCGCAAAGGAGCGATGGCAACACTCTCCGTGGCCTCGCTCCCCAACCGCGAGTTTAAGGCGATCATTCAAGTGGTCGGTACTAGAGTTGACCCGAAAACGCGTTCAATCCCTGTTCAGTGCCTTGTGACCGAATCAAATGGGCTTCTGAAGCCTGATATGTTTGCCAAGGTCTTCATTGGCGTAGGCCAACCAACCACAAAGCTCGTGATCCCGAAATCGGCTCTGGTCATGGAAGGGGGCAAGTCCTTTGTCTTTGCGAAGCATGGCGAAGCCTTCGAAAAGCATGAGGTGGTGCTAGGAGAGCAAGACGGAAGTCGCGTTGTGGTTCTGTCCGGAATTGAGGAAGGCGAGACAATCGCCTCGAAAGGCGCGTTTATCCTGGCCAGCGAGCAGAAGAAATCTGAGCTCAAGGGGCACGAACACTAATGCTTGAACGTGCACTTGAATTCAGTCTGAGGCAACGATTCGTCGTCGTGCTTGGAGCGATCTTGCTTGTCGTTCTCGGCATTCTGGCTTGGCCGCAAGTCAATCTCGATGCCGTCCCCGATATAACGACCAACCAGATTTCGATCAACACCGAAACGGGGGGAATGAGCCCCGAGGAAGTCGAAAAGCTGGTTACCTTTCCAATTGAAACCGCGATGGGAGGGATTCCGGGAGTCGAGCAGGTACGAAGCCTAAGCCAATTCGGTCTCTCCCAAGTCAACGTGGTATTTCGCGATGATAAGGACATCTACTTTGCCCGTCAGCTTGTCTCCGAACGCCTCAATGGGGTGAAGGATGAACTGCCTGACGGTGTGGGTTCGCCAACAATGGGACCGGTTTCAACTGGGCTTGGCGATATCTACATGTATGCGATTGAGAGTCCTGATCGGACACCCGCTCAGCTACGCGAGCTTCAAGACTGGGTCATCGCTCCTCAGCTACGAACCGTTCCTGGAGTAGCCGAAGTGAACGCCACTGATGGCAGTGTGAAGCAATACCAAGTGGTCGTCTCACCCCAAGCGATGCTTGCAAGGAGCGTCTCGGTTGATGACGTGGTTGCCGCGCTTCAGAACAATAACGAAAACGCCGGAGGCGGTCTCCTCGAACGCAACGGCGAGCGAGTACTCATCCGAAGCGTCGGCCTAGCCCAAACCACGTCCGACATCGAGCAGATTGTGGTCAAGTCAGAGGATGGGGTTCCCGTTCTGATCCGCGATGTGGCAAGCGTGGAACTGGGAGTTCCGGTGCTGACCGGGATCTCGACGAAAGACGGCAAGGAGAGCCTTATGGTCATCGTGATGATGCTCAAGGGCGCGAATGGTCAAACCGTTGCCAACGCCGTCAACGAGCGGATCGAGGACATCAAGGGTCAACTCCCGAAAGACGTTACGCTAACAACCACTTACGACCGGGCTGAATTCGTCGGCGATGTCTTGCACACCGTTGAAAAGAGCCTGCTGGAAGGGGCGGCTCTCGTCATCATCGTTCTCGTTGTTCTGCTTGGAAACTTTCGAGGAGCAATCATTGCCGCCATTGCCATCCCGCTCGCCATGCTGTTCGCCGTCCTGGGAATGAAGCAGTTTGGGATCAGTGGCAACCTCATGAGCCTTGGCGCGATTGACTTTGGAATCATTGTCGATGGCGCGGTGATCATGGTTGAAAACTGCGTTCGGAGGCTCTCGGAAGCTCGGGCGATGCTTGGGCGAACGCTCACGAAAGAAGAGCATGCGGCAGTTATTAAGCAGGCGACTTCTGAAGTTCGAAAGGTGACGCAGTTTGGCGAGATGATCATTATCGCCACCTTCATCCCAATTCTCGCGCTCGAAGGCGTGGAGGGCAAGATGTTCAGGCCCATGGCGCTTGTGTTCATTCTGGCGCTGGTCGGCGCGCTCATCCTGTCGCTCACATTGATTCCCACGCTCTGCTCACTCTTCTTGAGCCGAGATACTCAGGAGAAGCATAGTCGGCTTCTGGGGTTCTTCGAGAGGCTCTACGCTCCAACCCTCGCCTTTGCCCTCAAGCGTCGAGCTTGGGTAATTGGAGCAGCTTCGATTCTCTTGGTTGCTTGTGGCTTTCTCTTTACGCGGATCGGGTCGGAGTTTGTACCGAAGCTCGATGAAGGGTCGCTTGTCATTCAGCCGATCCGCGTTCGCACGGTTGACATGGAGCAAACGATCAAACTCGTTACGGCCTATGAGAAGAAGGTTCTGGAGGTGCCCGAGGTGCTGACGGTCGTGACCCGAACTGGAACCCCAGAGATCGCAACCGACCCGATGCCGCTGAGCTTGAGTGATAGCTTCCTCACGCTGAAGCCGAAAGCGCAGTGGCGACCAGGCATGACCAAGGAAAAACTCATCGCTGAGCTTCAATCTAAGATTCAGCAAGTCCCCGGGCAGGGCTACAATTTCAGCCAGCCGATTGAACTCCGGTTTGCAGAGATCGTCTCCGGTGTAAAGGCGGACGTCGGGATCAAGGTGTTCGGCGAGAACCTCGGTGAGCTCAAGGCAAAAGCCGACGAGATCTCAGCCCTGATGCAAGATATTCCGGGAGCGACTGATATTGAAGTCGAGCAAGTCGATGACGTACCGGTGTTCCAGATCGACATTGACCGGGAGGCCATTGCCCGCCTGGGAATCAGCATCGCGGATATCCAGCACATCGTCTCGGTCGCTCTTGGAGGCGAAGAAGTCGGTCAGATTGTGGAAGGAGATCGTCGGTTTGGTCTTGCGGTGCGACTGCCCGAAGATATCCGCAACGATCCAGAAGCGATCAAGTCACTGCGAGTTGAGACCCCCACGGGCGGCTCTGTGCCTCTATCGAGTTTGGCAACGATAGGCGATAGGGTGGCTCCCGCCCAAATTTCGCGGGAAATGGGCAAGCGGCGAGTCGTCGTTACGCTCAACGTTCGGGGTCGCGACCTTGGCTCGTTCATCGCAGAGGCACAACGCAAGGTGAAGTCCGACCTGAAACTTGATGAAGGGTACTACGTGACCTGGGGTGGGCAGTTTGAGAACCTTCAGCGGGCCTCCCAACGGCTGACGATTGTTGTGCCGGTTGCGCTGGGGCTCATCTTCGTGCTCTTGTTTTCGACCTTTGGGTCAATGAAGCAGGCTGCGTTGATTTTCACTGGCGTGCCGCTCGCGATAACCGGAGGAATCATAGCACTGGCTCTTCGCGGAATGCCTTTTAGCATCACGGCGGGAGTCGGTTTCATTGCTCTGTCGGGCGTTGCGGTTCTCAATGGAGTGGTGATGGTTTCGGCGATCAACCGATTGAGGAGCGAGTCGGGAATGTCGGTCTTGGAAGCCGTGAAAACAGGTGCGTCACAACGATTGCGCCCGGTTCTCATGACCGCGCTCGTAGCTGCGCTTGGGTTTATTCCCATGGCGCTGAACACGGGCATCGGGGCAGAGGTTCAGCGACCGCTTGCAACCGTTGTGATCGGTGGGATTCTCTCGGCGACTCTGTTGACGCTTGTGGTCTTACCCGTCCTTTACACCTGGTTCGAGAAAGACACTGTTTCCGTCCCGGAGGTGTCGTGATGCAAAGCAAGTTTCGTATTGATGCGATGGATTGCCCCACTGAGGAAGGGATTATCAGGAATCGACTTGGCAGGATTCCTGAAGTTCAACAGATTGAGTTCGACTTAATGAATCGAACCCTCACGGTTGATCATTCGTTCGTGAACGAAGACCCAATCCTAAAGGCACTTTCTGAAGTCGGGATGAAGCCGAACAACCAATGTGAAGTTGGTTGCCCACCCAAGCGTCGCGTTACCCATGTAAAGGAAACACTTCTTCTTGGGCTTGCACTCTTTCTTGCCGTAATGAGCGAGATTGTTGCTTGGACGACGGGTCAAGAGAAATCTTGGCTCGTCGTCGGGCTTGCCGCGATGGCGATGGTTCTCGGCGGAAAGGAGACCTTCGCCAAAGGAATCATTGCCGTCAAGACATTCACCCTTAACATCAATTTCCTCATGTGCCTTGCAGTCGTTGGAGCGATGATCATTGGATCGTGGCCTGAGGCTGCCATGGTCACCGTTCTGTTCGCAATCGCCGAGCGAATCGAATCCTACTCCTTGGATCGAGCCAGAAATGCCGTGCGAGCCTTGATGGAACTTGCACCTGAGAAGGCTTGGGTGCAAGATGCGACGGGACAGTGGACTGAGGTTCAGGCCTCTTCGGTTGCCGTAGGTCAACGCGTTCGGGTGAAGCCGGGCGAACGGATACCATTTGACGGAGAAGTCGTACTTGGGCAAAGCGCGGTTAATCAGGCTCCAATCACGGGTGAGAGCTTGCCTGTAGACAAGGCTGTGGGAGACCAGCTTTTTGCTGGGACCATTAACGAACAGGGGATTCTTGAGTTCACGGTGACAGGAGATCGAGGAAACACGACTCTCGACCGCGTCATCAAAACGGTGCAGGAAGCGCAAGGGACTCGCGCTCCTACACAGAGGTTCGTTGACAACTTCGCTCGGTATTACACGCCGGTCGTCGTGGTGCTGGCATTGCTTGTTGCCGTCGTTCCACTCGCCTTTGGCCAACCGTTCGAGCCGTGGCTCTACAAGGCTCTGGTTTTGCTCGTGATTGCCTGCCCGTGCGCTCTTGTTATCTCGACACCGGTGACAGTTGTCAGTGGATTAGCCTCCGCAGCGAAGCAAGGGATCCTCATCAAAGGTGGAGCCCACCTTGAGTCAGGCCGCACCCTGCGCATGATCGCTTTGGACAAGACGGGGACATTGACGCACGGAAAACCAAAAGTCACAGACTTCGTCATCTTGCACGACTACCCTCAGGAGAAGGCTCTCCAGATCGCGGCGAGTCTGGATCATTTAAGCGGGCATCCAATCGCCAAGTCGATCACCGATCAATGGTCAGGTGCTCTTCTCGATGTCGATGGTTTCGAGTCGATTACGGGTCGGGGGGCGGTCGGCTCAATCGAAGGTGAAACATACATCATTGGTAACCATCGACTTGTGGAAGAGAGAGGGGTGTGCTGTGACCACGTGCACGTCGAACTTGAGCAGTTGCAGTCTGGCGGTAAGACAACCGTGGTTCTTGCCAACTCTAAAGAAGCGCTTGCCATCTTCGGAGTAGCGGACACCATACGACCGGAGAGCGTCGAAGCGATCCAGCAGCTTCACGAACTCGGGGTCAAAGTCGCGATGCTTACGGGGGACAACGCGCAAATGGCGAAAGCAATCGCGGCTCAAGCGGGAATCGACGACGTACGAGCGGAGCTTCTTCCAGACGATAAGATGAGAGTCGTTGAGGAGTTCATCTCTGATTTCAAGGGTGTGGGCATGGTTGGTGATGGCGTCAATGATGCTCCAGCTCTTGCAAGAGCGACGGTCGGATTCGCGATGGGAACTGCGGGAACTGATACTGCTCTCGAAACCGCCGATGTTGCCCTCATGAAGGACGACCTACGCAAACTTCCCAGCTACATCAGTCTCAGTCGAAAGACCGCAAGAGTCCTCTCCCAGAACATTTGCTTCGCGATCGGAATCAAGGTTGTGTTCTTCGCACTTGCGATGACAGGCCATGCGACTCTGTGGATGGCAGTTTTTGCTGACATGGGAGCAAGTCTGCTTGTAGTCGGCAATGGGCTCCGCTTGCTGCGCTGACGAATTGCTAGGTCGGAGACGTGTTCGGTCCGCACGAACAGTCCTGGACCGTCCCACTTGGAGAACTCCGCCTGGACTCGCCCCTTGATTCGACATATTAACGAGACCTTTGCGTCCTTCACCACGGCGGCGACTCGTCAATTAAGAAACACTATTCCTCCGAAAGGAGGCGATGTTGTCACTGCCGTTCTTCCTTGCCACGGCATCATAACAGAGAGCTATAGGGAAAGTAGCTTGTCGCCTCTGAATAGCGCTCAACAGCTGTCAGAGGCGACGCCCTCCGTGGTCGTAGAGAGACCTTTGAGAGACCAAACACCTCCTACCAAACCCTACTCCCACACTTTTAGATTCAAAAACTTGGCGGCCCCGGGGAGATTCGAACTCCCGACTCACTCCTTAGGACTGACATTTTCTAGGTTCAATGACGCTAGGCACTTGTCCGCCGTTGAACCTAAATGACCGCCGTCTTCCGCCGCGTTGGAGAGACCTTGGAGAGACCTGGGGCGAGACCCTCTAGCCATTCTCAATAAGCGAAATCGGTAAAGCTCAGTTCTAACCGCGAACACACGGCAACCTAAGCTGTTCGTCCATCAAAGCTGCGGAGTCTCAATGAGTTTAGGATGACCGAAACGCTGCTGAACGCCATCGCACCAGCTGCCAACATTGGGCTGAGAAGGCCCAGGGCCGCCAGGGGGATCATAACGACGTTGTAGACGAATGCCCAAAACAGGTTCCACTTGATTGTTGAAAGGGTAGCGCGTGCAAGGCGGATAGCCTGCGCGACGCCGCGAAGATCTGATCGAAGAAGGGTTACTCCAGCGGTCTCCATTGCAACATCCGTCCCGTGGCCCATCGCTATACCAAGGTCAGCTTGGGCCAGGGCTGGCGCATCGTTGATTCCGTCTCCCACCATGCCCACGCGGCCTGCGACTTGGTATTTGCGGACGAATTCGGCTTTATCTTGAGGTAGCACCTGAGCTTCCACTCGCTCAACTCCTACTTGATTCGCAACGGCAGCAGCGGCCCTGAGGTTGTCTCCAGTCACCATGACTGGCTCCACACCAATTTGTTTCAGCAGCCGAATAGCCTCAGCACTATAATCTCCAACCACGTCGGAAACGGCGAGCACAGCGTAGTTAACGCCTGTCTGAAGAACAAAAACAGTCTTACCCATAGACTCAAGCTCTTCAAAGGTCTGGCGAACGTCTTCAGGGATCGCTGCCAACTCTGCGACCCATGAGAGTTTGCCGATTACTGCCATCTCCCCGGACAGGGTCCCTTTCACTCCATTACCACGAATCGCTTCGAAGTTTTCAAGCTGAGGGATGGCTAAGGCTAGGTCTTTAGCTTTCTTCACAACCGCTCGTGCAATCGGATGTTCGCTTTGAGACTCCAGCGCAGCTGCAACGGCCAGAGCTTCTTGATCACCCCAGGTTCCGGAAATGACAATGTCGGTGAGGTGAGGTTTGCCTTGTGTTATTGTTCCCGTCTTATCGAGCAAAACCGTTTTGATGCTGCCAGCCCTTTCGAGAGCCTCGCCATCCTTTACAAGGATGCCCAGTTCAGCACCTCTTCCTGTTCCGACCATGAGTGCGGTCGGAGTGGCCAAGCCAAG encodes the following:
- the cadA gene encoding cadmium-translocating P-type ATPase, translating into MQSKFRIDAMDCPTEEGIIRNRLGRIPEVQQIEFDLMNRTLTVDHSFVNEDPILKALSEVGMKPNNQCEVGCPPKRRVTHVKETLLLGLALFLAVMSEIVAWTTGQEKSWLVVGLAAMAMVLGGKETFAKGIIAVKTFTLNINFLMCLAVVGAMIIGSWPEAAMVTVLFAIAERIESYSLDRARNAVRALMELAPEKAWVQDATGQWTEVQASSVAVGQRVRVKPGERIPFDGEVVLGQSAVNQAPITGESLPVDKAVGDQLFAGTINEQGILEFTVTGDRGNTTLDRVIKTVQEAQGTRAPTQRFVDNFARYYTPVVVVLALLVAVVPLAFGQPFEPWLYKALVLLVIACPCALVISTPVTVVSGLASAAKQGILIKGGAHLESGRTLRMIALDKTGTLTHGKPKVTDFVILHDYPQEKALQIAASLDHLSGHPIAKSITDQWSGALLDVDGFESITGRGAVGSIEGETYIIGNHRLVEERGVCCDHVHVELEQLQSGGKTTVVLANSKEALAIFGVADTIRPESVEAIQQLHELGVKVAMLTGDNAQMAKAIAAQAGIDDVRAELLPDDKMRVVEEFISDFKGVGMVGDGVNDAPALARATVGFAMGTAGTDTALETADVALMKDDLRKLPSYISLSRKTARVLSQNICFAIGIKVVFFALAMTGHATLWMAVFADMGASLLVVGNGLRLLR
- a CDS encoding efflux RND transporter periplasmic adaptor subunit, giving the protein MKKFVLYLLALLLLSGCGSKSEPPKVDEHGHEAEAAKTDEHGHEEEGHSENKVSLSDEAKAIAGIETTAVRMEPFQPILQVPGTVSSTDKGKAVVTPPVAGRVVSISARLGDTVRQGQTLATIESPELSQAWSAIADATRIRDAAKSDVEQARSEVQLSQAKLSAAKTNLTRQRQLAQAGAFSQAPVQQAQSELNDAQSELFSIQKEQASHAEQVRRLENLFRDGIVSKSELEAARLELQQDQIKLDRAKVRIEAAKATYEREKNIAARGLLNAKELQSAEAEVKSSELELERARLRVRAAESSLANANRAISNAQAVYRSNSGSGGASVGRVSLVAPISGVITHLDVTRGQAVDRTQVLLEVENLRSVWVTANVPESEIEKVRKGAMATLSVASLPNREFKAIIQVVGTRVDPKTRSIPVQCLVTESNGLLKPDMFAKVFIGVGQPTTKLVIPKSALVMEGGKSFVFAKHGEAFEKHEVVLGEQDGSRVVVLSGIEEGETIASKGAFILASEQKKSELKGHEH
- a CDS encoding efflux RND transporter permease subunit, with protein sequence MLERALEFSLRQRFVVVLGAILLVVLGILAWPQVNLDAVPDITTNQISINTETGGMSPEEVEKLVTFPIETAMGGIPGVEQVRSLSQFGLSQVNVVFRDDKDIYFARQLVSERLNGVKDELPDGVGSPTMGPVSTGLGDIYMYAIESPDRTPAQLRELQDWVIAPQLRTVPGVAEVNATDGSVKQYQVVVSPQAMLARSVSVDDVVAALQNNNENAGGGLLERNGERVLIRSVGLAQTTSDIEQIVVKSEDGVPVLIRDVASVELGVPVLTGISTKDGKESLMVIVMMLKGANGQTVANAVNERIEDIKGQLPKDVTLTTTYDRAEFVGDVLHTVEKSLLEGAALVIIVLVVLLGNFRGAIIAAIAIPLAMLFAVLGMKQFGISGNLMSLGAIDFGIIVDGAVIMVENCVRRLSEARAMLGRTLTKEEHAAVIKQATSEVRKVTQFGEMIIIATFIPILALEGVEGKMFRPMALVFILALVGALILSLTLIPTLCSLFLSRDTQEKHSRLLGFFERLYAPTLAFALKRRAWVIGAASILLVACGFLFTRIGSEFVPKLDEGSLVIQPIRVRTVDMEQTIKLVTAYEKKVLEVPEVLTVVTRTGTPEIATDPMPLSLSDSFLTLKPKAQWRPGMTKEKLIAELQSKIQQVPGQGYNFSQPIELRFAEIVSGVKADVGIKVFGENLGELKAKADEISALMQDIPGATDIEVEQVDDVPVFQIDIDREAIARLGISIADIQHIVSVALGGEEVGQIVEGDRRFGLAVRLPEDIRNDPEAIKSLRVETPTGGSVPLSSLATIGDRVAPAQISREMGKRRVVVTLNVRGRDLGSFIAEAQRKVKSDLKLDEGYYVTWGGQFENLQRASQRLTIVVPVALGLIFVLLFSTFGSMKQAALIFTGVPLAITGGIIALALRGMPFSITAGVGFIALSGVAVLNGVVMVSAINRLRSESGMSVLEAVKTGASQRLRPVLMTALVAALGFIPMALNTGIGAEVQRPLATVVIGGILSATLLTLVVLPVLYTWFEKDTVSVPEVS